One Rhipicephalus microplus isolate Deutch F79 chromosome 4, USDA_Rmic, whole genome shotgun sequence genomic window carries:
- the Rnmt gene encoding RNA guanine-7 methyltransferase, with amino-acid sequence MSEENHSTGDANSAEGLAPVVQNHYNSIGNNGLQERERSRILHMRNFNNWTKSMLIREYITKRKEDKPEDSPFHVLDLGAGKGGDLLKWKKGDISYLICADIAGTSLQHAEERFRELKERHRRQREPGRIFQAEFIEADCTRVRLKDRYKYKDIVLDLVSCQFTFHYSFESLPQAQCMLRNAAECLVPGGYFIGTTPDANDLVRRVREAPGLKFGNDVFHIEFHGSKDELPLFGAQYDFHLEGVVDCPEFLVNFDVLEEMAKEFDLKLVYKKRFEDFFNEFKDDPEGKVLLRKMQALEAYPPFGDQTTQGKDPDDYKHAAEQLEKIKAQEPESRRRPQVGTLSQAEWEALSIYVVFAFQKDPNAGRRSSTSDK; translated from the exons ATGTCTGAGGAGAATCATTCAACAGGTGACGCGAATTCAGCG GAGGGTCTGGCACCAGTCGTTCAGAACCACTACAACAGCATTGGCAACAATGGCCTGCAAGAGCGGGAACGCAGTCGAATACTGCACATGAGGAACTTCAACAACTGGACCAAGAGTATGTTGATAC GGGAGTACATTACTAAACGTAAGGAAGACAAGCCAGAAGACTCGCCGTTTCACGTGTTGGACCTGGGTGCTGGAAAAGGCGGAGACCTGCTGAAATGGAAAAAGGGAGACATCTCGTACCTAATTTGTGCTG ACATAGCAGGAACATCCCTGCAGCATGCTGAGGAACGTTTTCGGGAGCTCAAAGAGCGGCACCGGAGACAACGAGAGCCAGGACGCATATTCCAGGCTGAATTCATCGAAGCAGATTGCACCAGG GTGCGGCTAAAGGACCGGTACAAGTACAAGGACATTGTGTTGGACTTGGTGAGCTGCCAGTTCACATTCCACTACAGCTTTGAGAGCCTACCCCAGGCACAGTGCATGCTTCGCAACGCTGCCGAGTGCCTCGTCCCCGGCGGCTACTTCATCGGCACCACACCTGATGCCAACGACCTGGT GCGCCGCGTGCGAGAAGCACCGGGCCTCAAGTTTGGCAATGATGTGTTTCACATTGAGTTCCACGGATCTAAGGACGAGCTGCCCCTGTTTGGAGCGCAGTACGACTTTCACTTGGAAGGCGTGGTTGACTGTCCCGAGTTTCTCGTAAACTTTGACGTTCTCGAAGA AATGGCAAAGGAGTTTGATCTCAAGCTGGTGTATAAGAAgcgttttgaagattttttcaaCGAGTTCAAGGACGACCCTGAGGGGAAAGTTCTGCTTCGCAAGATGCAAGCATTAGAG GCCTACCCACCGTTTGGCGACCAGACAACACAAGGGAAAGATCCAGATGACTACAAGCACGCCGCTGAGCAGTTAGAAAAGATTAAAGCCCAGGAACCAGAATCTCGAAGAAGGCCACAAGTG GGCACGTTGTCTCAAGCTGAATGGGAAGCTCTCA GTATTTATGTTGTCTTTGCATTTCAAAAAGACCCCAATGCTGGCAGGCGAAGCAGTACGTCTGACAAATGA
- the Orc4 gene encoding origin recognition complex subunit 4 has protein sequence MMSGRDGTLKGDSRSGAGTWIIEVKKRLLRNLDTQAKPDLLKSYGEQKRVLEELLSRAVELGESNSVLVVGPRGCGKTSLILAVLDRASERKEIASNYLLVKLNGFTHTDDKIALKDITRQLHLENVVGDRVFGSFSENLTFLLECLKSGGEQSKTIVFVVDEFDMFCSHKNQTLLYNLFDVAQSAQAPILVIGITCRLDAVELLEKRVKSRFSHRQLHLFPNFSFEEYLGIMVDHLSLPNDFRSRKLREEWNASVKDFAQESAVRTALQRLYSTNKDIRAMQYLLLPPVMRLSEESPKLDAVHLLESQRQQLEDSNVALLKGLSMLELSLVIAMVHLTKIYDGEPFNFEMVYKEFLKFAAGKSSLETTKPVVMKAFQQLEASEFVLPVSRSLATVQYEFRLMQLLVDPSQVHEVVHRSSSLPTELAHWAVSVVGS, from the exons ATGATGTCAGGTCGCGATGGCACCCTCAAAGGTGATTCGCGGAGTGGCGCTGGAACGTGGATCATCGAGGTGAAGAAGCGTCTCTTGAGAAACCTCGACACGCAAGCAAAACCCGACCTGTTGAAGTCCTACGGCGAGCAAAAGCG CGTACTGGAAGAATTGTTGTCAAGAGCGGTCGAGCTAGGCGAGAGCAACTCCGTTTTGGTAGTTGGACCCAGAGGATGCGGAAAGACATCG CTGATTTTGGCCGTTCTAGATAGAGCCTCCGAACGCAAGGAGATCGCTTCAAACTACCTTCTCGTTAAGTTGAATG GTTTTACTCATACGGATGACAAGATTGCTCTGAAAGACATTACGCGACAGCTGCATTTAGAGAACGTTGTTGGCGACAGAGTATTT GGAAGCTTTTCCGAGAACCTTACATTTCTACTAGAATGTCTGAAATCGG GTGGCGAGCAAAGCAAAACGATTGTCTTTGTTGTGGACGAGTTCGACATGTTTTGCTCCCACAAGAATCAAACTCTTCTGTACAATTTGTTTGATGTTGCGCAGTCGGCTCAAGCACCCATATTAGTTATTGGAATCACCTGCCGGCTC GATGCCGTTGAACTTCTCGAGAAGAGAGTCAAGTCTCGCTTCTCCCATCGCCAGCTTCACTTGTTCCCCAACTTCAGCTTCGAGGAATATCTCGGCATCATGGTTGATCACCTGTCCTTGCCCAACGACTTTCGAAGTAGAAAGCTGAGAGAAGAATGGAACGCCTCTGTCAAG GATTTTGCCCAAGAGAGTGCTGTGAGGACAGCCTTGCAACGGCTGTACTCAACCAACAAGGACATTCGGGCTATGCAGTATCTGTTG CTGCCACCTGTTATGCGCCTTTCGGAAGAAAGTCCAAAACTGGATGCTGTCCACCTCCTTGAGTCTCAAAGGCAGCAACTTGAAGACTCCAATGTTGCCCTTCTGAAAG GGTTGTCAATGCTAGAGCTGTCGCTGGTCATCGCGATGGTGCACTTGACAAAGATCTATGACGGAGAGCCGTTCAACTTCGAGATGGTTTATAAAG agtttttaaaattTGCAGCTGGAAAGTCGTCCCTGGAAACCACCAAGCCCGTTGTTATGAAG GCATTCCAGCAGTTGGAGGCGTCAGAGTTCGTGCTGCCCGTGTCTCGGAGCCTCGCCACCGTGCAGTACGAATTCCGGCTCATGCAGCTACTCGTCGATCCGTCACAGGTGCACGAGGTGGTGCACAGGTCCTCGTCCCTGCCTACCGAACTCGCCCATTGGGCCGTGTCCGTCGTAGGAAGCTAA